A stretch of Pomacea canaliculata isolate SZHN2017 linkage group LG6, ASM307304v1, whole genome shotgun sequence DNA encodes these proteins:
- the LOC112565821 gene encoding T-box transcription factor TBX20-like, whose product MLSVRAQNFSVARLLELKDVEQDANPRIQTCERRPADQTGVLQNDCLCVRRVLMSPHGYVVGNIAGCKHRFVDDKVWTDPRVYGGSEHISTCADSWQDRANESDAVWKEWEVTDERTKEEVDQSKKCAAVSPVSAPRFHGDEPSVSLLARKYSCGGQWSFSHSSSGVPLFPHPFVVTSAGNAHGVQAELCQAELCQADLWEAFHALGTEMIVTRAGRRMFPPIRLRFGGLEPNAHYTLWLEFAQCGTNKYRYVYHSSKWAVAGKAEPDHSEPRVYTHPDSPFSGRTLLSHGVSFERVKLTNNVHPSLGQVSLISMQKFQPRIHVEKMHKSPGNDATPVHFTFTFPQTSFIAVTAYQNQQITQLKIARNPFAKGFRESGKSRHGVMAVFSSAFQERRTHQVNAAAAAEVQIVCPSVVSGHCLQVPCPLWKRPRYDAIAENSADVDNVTHLLMTSDVTHIPQNPSVFYPGVWSSKIASAQ is encoded by the exons ATGCTGAGCGTGCGAGCGCAGAATTTTTCTGTGGCGAGACTACTGGAACTGAAAGACGTGGAGCAGGATGCGAACCCCAGGATCCAGACGTGCGAGCGAAGACCCGCGGACCAGACAGGTGTGTTGCAAAACGATTGTCTCTGCGTGCGGCGTGTGCTGATGTCACCTCATGGCTACGTCGTCGGTAACATCGCCGGCTGCAAACACCGTTTTGTAGACGACAAAGTTTGGACAGACCCGCGAGTTTACGGCGGAAGTGAACATATCAGCACGTGCGCAGACTCTTGGCAAGACCGCGCGAATGAAAGTGATGCAGTGTGGAAAGAATGGGAAGTGACGGACGAACGCACGAAGGAAGAAGTGGACCAGTCCAAGAAATGTGCTGCCGTCTCGCCTGTCTCAGCTCCTCGTTTCCACGGAGATGAACCCAGCGTTTCTCTCCTGGCCCGGAAGTACTCGTGCGGCGGACAGTGGAGTTTCAGTCATAGCAGCAGTGGTGTTCCTTTGTTTCCGCACCCTTTCGTCGTCACTTCCGCAG GAAACGCCCACGGAGTGCAGGCAGAGCTGTGTCAAGctgaactctgtcaggcagacCTCTGGGAAGCGTTCCACGCTCTGGGAACAGAGATGATCGTAACCAGAGCAGGCAG GCGAATGTTTCCACCTATTCGTCTGCGCTTCGGAGGACTGGAACCCAACGCTCATTACACGTTGTGGCTGGAGTTTGCACAATGCGGAACCAACAAATACCGCTACGTGTACCACAG TTCCAAGTGGGCCGTGGCTGGAAAAGCAGAACCGGACCACTCCGAGCCCAGGGTATACACACACCCGGACAGTCCGTTCTCTGGCCGCACACTGCTGTCACATGGCGTGTCATTTGAACGTGTCAAACTGACCAACAACGTCCATCCTTCACTCGGTCAG GTGAGCCTAATTTCGATGCAGAAATTTCAGCCCCGAATTCACGTAGAGAAAATGCACAAAAGTCCAGGTAACGATGCGACACCTGTCCATTTTACCTTCACATTTCCGCAGACGTCCTTCATTGCCGTTACAGCCTATCAAAACCAACAG ATCACACAGCTGAAGATTGCCAGGAATCCATTCGCCAAAGGGTTCAGAGAGTCTGGAAAGAGCAG GCACGGAGTCATGGCAGTATTCTCCTCTGCTTTCCAAGAACGCAGAACTCATCAAgtcaatgctgctgctgctgctgaagttCAAATTGTCTGCCCTAGTGTTGTCTCCGGACATTGTCTGCAAG TTCCCTGCCCCTTGTGGAAACGCCCAAGATATGACGCCATAGCGGAGAACAGTGCTGACGTAGACAACGTGACGCATCTCTTGATGACGTCAGATGTGACGCACATCCCCCAGAATCCATCAGTGTTCTATCCAGGTGTATGGAGCTCGAAGATCGCAAGTGCTCAGTAA
- the LOC112565829 gene encoding 5'-nucleotidase-like, giving the protein MTVAPTSCEYQLTILHTNDVHARFDETSVYSSSPCPPADVAANKCYGGFARLVTASREVRQTYNNTLFLDAGDQFQGTIWFYYFGQVVTPAFVNHLQYDAMAIGNHEFDKGVSYLVPYLRNVTATVVNANINATLEPEMKPLFQKSVVKTVGGQRIGIIGYTTQETPDLSSAGQNLKFGDVVEAVRKEVEVLTSQGINKIIALGHAGYSVDKIIATIPGVDVVVGGHSHTFLYNASNVNDRPSTEVALGDYPTVVEKNGSRALVVQAYAYSKYLGILHVTFDDNGNVIDYNGKPRLLNASVENDNATLEMLSHGGRRSRRGRKQ; this is encoded by the exons ATGACTGTTGCACCCACCTCGTGCGAGTATCAGCTGACGATCCTGCACACCAACGACGTGCACGCGAGATTTGACGAGACCAGCGTGTACAGCAGCAGCCCCTGCCCACCTGCCGACGTGGCAGCCAACAAGTGCTATGGCGG GTTCGCTCGACTGGTGACAGCATCGCGGGAGGTGAGACAGACTTACAACAACACCCTTTTTCTGGACGCGGGGGACCAGTTCCAGGGGACCATATGGTTCTACTACTTCGGCCAAGTCGTCACCCCTGCCTTCGTCAACCATCTCCAGTACGACGCTATG GCCATTGGCAACCATGAGTTTGACAAAGGGGTCAGCTACCTCGTTCCTTACCTACGGAATGTCACCGCCACCGTCGTCAACGCCAACATCAACGCCACCCTAGAGCCAGAGATGAAGCCGCTGTTTCAGAAGTCGGTCGTCAAGACGGTTGGCGGCCAGAGGATAGGAATCATCGGGTACACGACGCAGGAGACACCCGACTTGTCGAGTGCAGGAC AGAACTTAAAGTTCGGGGACGTGGTGGAAGCTGTGAGGAAGGAAGTTGAAGTTCTCACCAGTCAAGGCATCAACAAAATTATCGCACTGGGGCATGCTGGGTACAGTGTGGACAAGATCATAGCTACCATCCCTGGTGTGGACGTGGTGGTGGGTGGACACAGCCACACATTCCTGTACAACGCCTCAA ACGTGAATGACAGGCCGTCCACCGAGGTAGCACTGGGAGACTACCCAACAGTGGTTGAGAAGAATGGCAGCAGAGCGTTGGTGGTGCAAGCCTACGCCTACAGCAAATACCTGGGTATTCTCCACGTCACCTTTGACGACAACGGCAATGTCATCGACTACAATGGCAAGCCGAGACTGCTCAACGCTTCCGTAGAAAACG ATAATGCAACACTAGAGATGCTAAGCCATGGAGGGAGGAGGTCGCGAAGAGGTCGCAAGCAGTGA